The following coding sequences are from one Devosia yakushimensis window:
- a CDS encoding FtsX-like permease family protein, whose protein sequence is MNPFPIVWASLLRNRFTVILFIVVVALAVALGIAISAQERALRVGSARAADRFDLIVAAPGSFNDVLFSVVYLNPTAVELLDPTVTRALLAEPQADFVAPIGFGDNIDGAPVVGTIAPFVEHLSQGLAEGRSFTAINEAVVGALSPHRLGDSLAVSHGHGAGGGGDADDAADALEAGGEAPDHGDHDNLTVVGRMQPTGTPWDRAIVVPIEYNWVAHGLGTGHAAGDTHLGLPFDGDALPGLPAIVVKPANVAAAYGLRGQYRTAQSTAFFPAEVLVELYAVLGDATAIMSGLTLAAQALVIAAILAGIVAILDLQRQRFAVLRALGASRSFIFVTVWVYVAAMIVTGALIGLVLGWGLAAIVSELLAQNTGVAMRATIGGRELGLVGALVALGLALATIPALLIYRRPVVEALR, encoded by the coding sequence ATGAACCCCTTCCCCATCGTGTGGGCCTCCCTGCTCCGCAACCGTTTCACCGTGATCCTGTTCATCGTGGTCGTGGCGCTGGCCGTGGCCCTGGGCATTGCGATTTCGGCCCAGGAACGCGCATTGCGCGTCGGCAGCGCCCGCGCGGCTGACCGGTTCGATCTGATCGTGGCGGCACCCGGCAGCTTCAACGACGTGCTGTTCTCGGTGGTCTATCTCAATCCCACCGCGGTCGAACTGCTCGATCCCACTGTGACGCGAGCGCTGCTCGCCGAACCCCAGGCCGACTTCGTTGCCCCAATCGGCTTTGGCGACAATATCGATGGCGCTCCCGTCGTGGGCACCATCGCGCCCTTTGTCGAGCATCTGTCGCAGGGGCTCGCGGAGGGGCGCAGCTTTACCGCGATCAACGAGGCAGTGGTGGGGGCTCTCTCGCCACACAGGCTGGGGGATAGCCTCGCCGTCAGCCACGGCCATGGCGCGGGTGGGGGCGGCGATGCTGACGATGCCGCCGACGCATTGGAGGCGGGCGGCGAGGCTCCGGACCATGGTGACCACGACAATCTCACCGTTGTGGGCCGTATGCAGCCCACCGGCACGCCCTGGGATCGCGCCATTGTCGTGCCCATCGAATATAATTGGGTGGCCCATGGTCTGGGTACCGGGCACGCAGCGGGCGACACTCATCTGGGCCTGCCCTTTGATGGCGATGCCTTGCCCGGCTTGCCCGCCATCGTGGTCAAACCAGCCAATGTCGCGGCCGCCTATGGCCTGCGCGGGCAATATCGCACGGCGCAATCCACCGCTTTCTTTCCCGCCGAGGTGTTGGTGGAGCTCTACGCCGTATTGGGCGACGCCACCGCCATCATGAGCGGGCTGACGCTGGCCGCCCAGGCGCTGGTGATCGCGGCCATCCTCGCCGGCATCGTCGCCATTCTCGACCTGCAGCGGCAGCGCTTTGCCGTGCTGCGGGCGCTGGGCGCATCGCGCAGCTTCATTTTCGTGACGGTCTGGGTCTATGTCGCGGCAATGATCGTGACCGGGGCCCTGATCGGGCTGGTGCTGGGCTGGGGGCTTGCCGCAATCGTATCCGAACTGCTGGCGCAAAATACCGGCGTCGCCATGCGGGCCACCATTGGCGGCCGCGAGCTTGGACTGGTAGGCGCATTGGTGGCGCTGGGGCTGGCGCTGGCGACAATTCCGGCGCTGTTGATCTACCGGCGGCCGGTAGTGGAGGCCCTGCGCTAA
- a CDS encoding ABC transporter ATP-binding protein, with the protein MPGLPLAISGLKLAFGHDAVIDLPQMRIAPGTLTVLSGPSGSGKSTLLYLLSGLLRPASGEIDWAGTDIAALAEGRRDRWRRDHAGFIFQDFHLIQELSPLDNVIASAWFSGFSAAPLKARARLRLDTLGVPHERRRTNLLSRGEQQRVAIARALIGNPSIIFADEPTASLDAKSGEGVIGILRQLASEEGRTVIAATHDPALLALADTVVRLDHGRPMTIDSKAPA; encoded by the coding sequence ATGCCGGGACTGCCTCTGGCCATCTCCGGCCTCAAACTTGCCTTCGGACATGACGCCGTCATCGACCTGCCGCAGATGCGGATCGCCCCGGGCACTCTGACGGTGCTGTCGGGACCTTCGGGCTCCGGAAAATCCACCCTGCTCTACCTGCTGTCCGGATTGCTCCGCCCGGCGAGTGGAGAGATCGATTGGGCCGGCACCGATATCGCGGCCCTGGCCGAAGGCCGGCGGGACCGCTGGCGGCGGGACCATGCCGGCTTCATCTTCCAGGACTTTCACCTGATTCAGGAACTGAGCCCGCTCGACAATGTCATTGCTTCAGCTTGGTTTTCGGGCTTCTCCGCCGCTCCGCTCAAGGCCCGCGCCAGGCTGCGCCTCGATACGCTCGGGGTGCCGCATGAGCGGCGGCGGACCAATCTTCTATCCCGCGGCGAACAGCAGCGCGTCGCCATTGCCCGGGCGCTGATCGGCAACCCGTCCATCATCTTTGCCGACGAACCCACTGCCAGCCTCGACGCCAAATCGGGCGAAGGCGTCATCGGCATCCTCCGGCAATTGGCGAGCGAAGAAGGTCGCACGGTCATCGCAGCCACGCACGATCCGGCGCTGCTGGCGCTCGCCGATACGGTGGTGCGGCTCGATCATGGGCGGCCGATGACAATAGACAGCAAAGCGCCGGCATGA
- a CDS encoding alkaline phosphatase: MVKLSRALFAGVSTLALTLPVLAQSALPQANDSYFLAAQEALVAKEAIQPNTGKAKNVIMFIVDGLSIPTITAARIHEGQLAGVDGESHSLAFEQLLPHTALVKTYTHDSQVADSAPTATAITSGVKSLNGTIGVDQTAALEDCSTQAGATTKSIFEQAEEAGLATGIISTARITHATPAAAYAHTVGRDWEADTNLPEDAVGTCKDIAAQLVDWSFGDGFEVVFGGGRANFMLESQADPEDATRTGARKERDLVAEWQAKHNDGQYVWNKEQFDALDASTARVLGLFNGSHMQYEADRATDAGGEPSLAEMTVKAIDILKQNEDGFVLMVEGGRVDHAHHAGNAARALTDAIAASEALKAAYDAVNPEETLILITADHSHVFSIAGYPTRNNPILGIAGEGDDGKPYTTLGYLNGPGATVDEPRANLTDVDTTDIDFLQQALIPLGSETHAGDDVAIFAQGPQAYLFDGVIEQNMIYHVMAKAIGLNAAAK, translated from the coding sequence ATGGTCAAGCTCTCACGGGCTCTTTTCGCTGGCGTTTCAACGCTTGCCCTGACTCTGCCGGTCCTGGCTCAGTCCGCTCTGCCGCAGGCCAACGACAGCTACTTCCTGGCCGCCCAGGAAGCGCTGGTCGCCAAGGAAGCCATCCAGCCCAATACCGGCAAGGCCAAGAACGTCATCATGTTCATCGTTGACGGCCTTTCCATCCCCACCATCACCGCTGCCCGCATCCACGAAGGCCAGCTGGCCGGCGTCGACGGCGAGTCGCATTCGCTGGCTTTCGAGCAGCTGTTGCCGCACACCGCCCTGGTCAAGACCTATACCCATGACAGCCAGGTCGCCGACTCCGCCCCCACCGCCACCGCCATCACCAGCGGCGTCAAATCGCTGAACGGCACGATCGGTGTCGACCAGACGGCGGCGCTGGAAGATTGCTCCACCCAGGCCGGCGCCACCACCAAGTCGATCTTCGAGCAGGCTGAAGAAGCCGGCCTTGCCACTGGCATCATCTCGACCGCCCGCATCACCCACGCGACCCCTGCCGCTGCCTATGCCCACACGGTCGGCCGCGACTGGGAAGCCGATACCAACCTGCCCGAAGACGCTGTCGGCACCTGCAAGGACATTGCCGCCCAGCTCGTCGACTGGTCGTTCGGTGACGGCTTCGAAGTGGTGTTCGGCGGTGGCCGCGCCAATTTCATGCTGGAATCGCAGGCCGATCCGGAAGACGCCACCCGCACCGGCGCCCGCAAGGAACGCGATCTGGTCGCCGAATGGCAGGCCAAGCACAATGATGGCCAGTATGTCTGGAACAAGGAACAGTTCGACGCGCTCGACGCCTCGACCGCTCGCGTTCTGGGCCTCTTCAACGGCTCGCACATGCAGTATGAAGCCGACCGCGCCACCGATGCCGGCGGCGAACCCTCGCTGGCCGAAATGACCGTCAAGGCCATCGATATCCTCAAGCAGAACGAAGACGGCTTCGTGCTGATGGTTGAAGGCGGCCGTGTCGACCACGCCCACCACGCAGGCAATGCTGCCCGCGCCCTGACCGACGCCATCGCAGCCTCCGAAGCCCTCAAGGCTGCCTATGACGCCGTGAACCCGGAAGAAACCCTCATCCTGATCACTGCCGACCACAGCCACGTCTTCTCGATCGCCGGCTACCCGACCCGCAATAACCCGATCCTGGGTATTGCCGGCGAAGGCGATGACGGCAAGCCCTACACCACCCTGGGCTATCTCAACGGCCCTGGTGCCACCGTTGACGAACCCCGCGCCAATCTGACCGATGTCGACACCACCGATATCGACTTCCTGCAGCAGGCGCTGATCCCACTTGGTTCGGAAACCCATGCCGGTGACGACGTCGCCATCTTCGCCCAGGGCCCGCAGGCCTATCTGTTCGACGGTGTCATCGAGCAGAACATGATCTACCACGTGATGGCCAAGGCCATCGGCCTCAACGCCGCTGCCAAGTAA
- a CDS encoding GFA family protein — MSETIIGCSCGQTRLAVEGAPILVSECLCNSCRAAAQRLARLPGAHNMLTPHNSTPSAEYRKDRVRIVFGAEHLSEFRLSADAGSRRVVATCCNTPLFLEMKGAHWLSVYLHLWPEQTRPKAELRTMTGDLSDASGLPADMPNLKSHTVAFYAKLLGAWIAMGFRNPKIEVPGKIAA, encoded by the coding sequence TTGAGCGAAACGATCATTGGATGCAGCTGCGGGCAAACACGGCTCGCAGTGGAAGGGGCTCCGATCCTGGTATCGGAATGCCTCTGCAATAGCTGCCGGGCGGCCGCACAACGCCTCGCCCGGCTTCCCGGCGCCCACAATATGCTGACCCCACATAACTCCACCCCCAGCGCGGAATATCGCAAGGATCGGGTCCGCATTGTCTTCGGCGCCGAACACCTGAGCGAATTCCGCCTGTCGGCCGATGCCGGCTCGCGCCGCGTCGTCGCCACCTGCTGCAATACGCCGCTTTTCCTGGAAATGAAGGGCGCCCATTGGCTGAGCGTCTATCTTCACCTGTGGCCCGAGCAAACCCGGCCAAAAGCGGAACTTCGAACCATGACCGGCGACCTGTCCGACGCCTCGGGCCTGCCCGCGGACATGCCGAACCTCAAAAGCCACACGGTCGCGTTCTATGCAAAACTGCTGGGCGCATGGATCGCCATGGGCTTCCGCAATCCCAAGATCGAGGTCCCGGGCAAGATCGCGGCCTAA
- a CDS encoding TetR/AcrR family transcriptional regulator: MSRPTKHSPERGNARTRLLEAARDIIRAKGFAATSVDDLCVAADVTKGAFFHHFGSKDALGVAAADFWTETNTGFFGAAPYHEPADALERVLAYVAFRKAIIMGELAEFTCLVGTMAQEVYATSPAIRDACGHSIFSHATTLEADIETARLERGITAAWTAESLARHTQAVLQGGFVLAKAANNPELARESLDHLDRYIRHLFHVMEEDIN; the protein is encoded by the coding sequence ATGTCCAGACCCACAAAGCACTCACCCGAACGCGGCAATGCACGAACCCGGCTCCTCGAGGCGGCGCGGGATATCATCCGTGCCAAAGGCTTCGCGGCGACAAGCGTCGACGATCTCTGCGTGGCGGCCGATGTCACCAAGGGCGCGTTCTTCCATCACTTCGGCAGCAAGGACGCTCTGGGCGTCGCCGCCGCCGATTTCTGGACCGAAACCAATACCGGCTTTTTCGGGGCGGCGCCCTATCACGAACCGGCAGATGCTCTGGAACGCGTTCTCGCCTATGTCGCCTTCCGCAAGGCAATCATCATGGGCGAGCTGGCCGAATTCACCTGCCTGGTCGGGACGATGGCGCAGGAGGTCTATGCGACCTCCCCCGCCATTCGCGATGCCTGCGGCCACAGCATTTTCAGCCACGCCACTACGCTCGAAGCCGATATCGAGACCGCCCGCCTGGAACGCGGCATCACGGCGGCCTGGACCGCTGAAAGCCTGGCCCGTCACACCCAGGCCGTGCTGCAGGGCGGATTCGTGCTGGCCAAGGCGGCCAACAACCCCGAGCTGGCGCGGGAAAGTCTTGATCATCTGGACCGGTATATCCGGCACCTGTTTCACGTCATGGAGGAGGATATAAATTGA
- a CDS encoding homoserine O-succinyltransferase, with protein MPIRIPDDLPARKTLEDEGVYVMDSTRAARQDIRPLEIGLLNLMPNKERTETQFTRLIGSTPLQVDLTLVRITDHQSKHTSEDYLKTFYKTWEEVRTKKFDGFIVTGAPIANMPFEEVRYWPEMLDIMEWTKTNVHHTMFICWGAQAALHHFHGAKRYRMDSKAFGVFRHQVTNPRSPFLRGFSDSPMIPISRYNDIDRTTLGENLEVLIDNAEIGVSMLGDLKHRAVYFLNHLEYDNRSLADEYERDVKSGLDTPPPANLFPNGDTSAIPENRWRSHAHLLFQNWINEIYQTTPYELEKIGE; from the coding sequence ATGCCTATACGTATTCCCGACGACCTGCCTGCCCGCAAAACCCTCGAGGACGAGGGCGTCTATGTGATGGATTCCACGCGCGCCGCGCGGCAGGACATCCGCCCGCTCGAAATCGGCCTGCTCAATCTGATGCCCAACAAGGAGCGCACCGAGACCCAGTTCACCCGGCTGATCGGCTCGACGCCGCTGCAGGTGGACCTGACCCTGGTGCGCATCACCGATCACCAGTCCAAGCACACCTCCGAGGATTACCTCAAGACTTTCTACAAGACCTGGGAAGAGGTGCGGACCAAGAAGTTCGACGGCTTCATCGTCACAGGCGCCCCCATTGCCAATATGCCCTTCGAAGAAGTGCGCTACTGGCCCGAAATGCTCGACATCATGGAGTGGACCAAGACCAATGTGCACCACACCATGTTCATCTGCTGGGGTGCCCAGGCCGCCCTGCATCATTTCCATGGTGCAAAGCGCTACCGCATGGACAGCAAGGCCTTCGGCGTGTTCCGCCATCAGGTGACCAATCCGCGCTCGCCCTTCCTGCGCGGCTTTTCGGACAGCCCGATGATCCCGATATCGCGCTACAACGACATTGATCGCACGACGCTCGGGGAAAATCTCGAAGTGCTGATCGACAATGCGGAGATCGGCGTCTCCATGCTGGGCGATCTCAAGCACCGGGCGGTCTATTTCCTCAATCACCTCGAATATGACAACCGCTCGCTGGCTGACGAATATGAGCGGGACGTCAAATCGGGGCTGGATACCCCGCCCCCCGCCAATCTCTTTCCCAATGGCGACACCAGCGCCATTCCGGAAAATCGCTGGCGCAGCCACGCCCATCTGCTGTTCCAGAACTGGATCAACGAGATTTACCAGACCACGCCATACGAGCTGGAAAAGATCGGCGAATAG
- a CDS encoding ATPase has protein sequence MLFKSADEFVKAERRTVTVFGMAGVGKTRLSNMLRASRWFHYSADYRIGTRYMGEYIVDNFKREAMKVPFLANLLRSDSIYISSNITFDNLDPLSSYLGTPGNPDKGGLPLAEYQRRQEQHRVAEIAALQDVPHFIERAKELYGYDNFIADTGGSLIEVIDPANPEDPVIKTLAASTALLYIRGTDKDAAELVRRFRKSPKPMYYHPPFLVEKWAEYKALNKIAEDCDVDPAGFGAWGFEALLHDRLPRYQMLADNFGYVVEASDLAIVRDGDEFVDLMASAIEKRMR, from the coding sequence ATGCTGTTCAAATCCGCCGACGAATTCGTAAAGGCAGAGCGCCGCACCGTGACGGTGTTCGGCATGGCTGGCGTCGGCAAGACGCGGCTGAGCAATATGCTACGCGCGTCGCGCTGGTTCCACTATTCGGCCGATTACCGCATCGGCACGCGCTATATGGGCGAATATATCGTCGACAATTTCAAGCGCGAAGCCATGAAGGTACCCTTCCTGGCCAATCTGCTGCGCTCGGATTCGATCTATATCTCGTCCAATATCACCTTCGACAATCTCGATCCGCTGTCGAGCTATCTCGGCACGCCCGGCAACCCGGACAAGGGTGGCCTGCCGCTGGCCGAATATCAGCGCCGCCAGGAGCAGCACCGGGTGGCAGAGATCGCCGCATTGCAGGATGTGCCCCATTTCATCGAGCGGGCCAAGGAACTCTATGGCTATGACAACTTCATCGCCGATACGGGCGGCTCGCTGATCGAAGTCATCGACCCGGCCAACCCGGAAGACCCTGTTATCAAGACGCTGGCGGCCTCGACTGCCCTGCTCTACATTCGCGGCACCGACAAGGATGCCGCCGAGCTGGTGCGGCGGTTCAGGAAAAGCCCCAAGCCCATGTATTACCACCCGCCCTTCCTCGTCGAGAAATGGGCAGAGTACAAGGCGCTCAACAAAATTGCCGAGGATTGCGACGTCGACCCGGCCGGGTTCGGCGCCTGGGGGTTCGAAGCGCTGCTGCATGACCGCTTGCCCCGCTACCAGATGCTGGCGGACAATTTCGGTTATGTGGTTGAAGCGTCCGACCTGGCAATCGTGCGCGATGGCGACGAATTCGTCGACCTCATGGCGTCAGCAATCGAAAAGCGAATGCGTTAG
- a CDS encoding flagellar hook protein FlgE codes for MGIYGALSSAVTGLRAQAHALENISGNIANSQTTGYKRIETDFLDLIPDAPIKRQVPGAVLAQSRGTNDVQGDIKTVANETFIALNSNGFFVVEPKVGQSDGNPVFAGTNFYTRRGDFQIDKDGLLVNGAGYYLKGLPIDPGTGNISGSVPEVIKLSNAFLPAQQTSRINYQANLPQMPKTDAYKASIPNSELLRAGDYLGATFTPATATSTTDFPTATADLVGESLTISVSGTAFNYNFYSAAAGAPPANNASNMYIDTDGKTVAQILAEVQTHMQGRPNAAGSTVGLNGDGELAISMPTNSGHAMTASASAGLGLSFDQTAPVSSVPQGTPVPTISANQNAQFLTNSISGGAITVYAQNGAPANVQMRWAKVDSSTSTPPGTDTWHLYYMSNSNAAGAEAQWTRVNENFQFAANGSLAAPTGGATTLTGLNINGVAVGDVELRYDTNGLSQFADVNGTANVSTLNQNGYGAGEFVSVAINDNGRVVATYSNGERIDMAQVVTANFNAINSLKRLDGGVFEATSESGEAILDMSGTGIIGGSIEASNTDISDEFTKLIVTQQAYAAGTRIVSTADEMLQEALNMVR; via the coding sequence ATGGGCATCTATGGGGCTCTGTCCAGTGCGGTTACCGGTCTGCGGGCGCAAGCGCATGCGCTGGAGAACATTTCGGGCAATATCGCCAACTCGCAGACCACCGGCTACAAGCGCATCGAAACCGACTTCCTGGATCTGATCCCCGACGCCCCCATCAAGCGCCAGGTACCCGGCGCCGTGCTGGCCCAGTCGCGCGGCACCAATGATGTGCAGGGCGATATCAAGACGGTCGCCAACGAGACCTTCATCGCACTCAATTCCAACGGCTTCTTCGTTGTCGAGCCCAAGGTCGGGCAGTCGGACGGTAATCCGGTATTTGCCGGCACCAATTTCTATACCCGCCGCGGCGACTTCCAGATCGATAAGGATGGTCTGCTGGTCAATGGCGCTGGCTATTATCTCAAGGGCCTGCCGATCGATCCAGGCACCGGCAATATTTCTGGCTCCGTGCCTGAGGTGATCAAGCTCTCCAATGCGTTCCTGCCGGCCCAGCAGACGAGCCGCATCAATTATCAGGCCAACCTGCCGCAGATGCCCAAGACCGATGCCTACAAGGCCTCCATTCCCAATAGCGAGCTGCTGCGGGCAGGGGACTATCTGGGCGCGACCTTCACGCCGGCCACGGCAACCTCGACCACGGACTTCCCAACCGCTACTGCCGATCTGGTGGGTGAATCGCTGACCATCAGCGTCTCCGGCACAGCCTTCAACTACAATTTCTACTCCGCGGCCGCTGGCGCCCCGCCCGCCAATAATGCCTCCAACATGTACATCGACACCGATGGCAAGACGGTGGCTCAGATTTTGGCGGAAGTGCAGACCCACATGCAGGGCCGCCCGAATGCCGCTGGCTCAACGGTGGGTCTTAACGGCGATGGTGAATTGGCGATCTCCATGCCTACCAATTCCGGTCACGCCATGACGGCATCGGCCAGCGCCGGCCTCGGGCTCTCTTTTGACCAGACCGCGCCGGTCAGTTCGGTGCCGCAGGGTACGCCGGTGCCGACGATCTCGGCCAACCAGAACGCCCAGTTCCTCACCAATTCCATCTCGGGTGGCGCCATCACGGTCTATGCCCAGAATGGCGCCCCGGCGAACGTGCAGATGCGCTGGGCCAAGGTCGATAGCTCCACCAGCACGCCGCCGGGCACCGACACCTGGCATCTTTATTACATGTCCAACAGCAATGCGGCCGGTGCAGAAGCGCAGTGGACGCGGGTCAACGAAAACTTCCAGTTCGCCGCCAATGGTTCGCTTGCCGCGCCCACCGGCGGGGCCACCACGCTGACCGGCCTCAATATCAATGGCGTGGCCGTGGGCGATGTCGAGCTGCGCTACGATACCAATGGCCTGTCGCAATTTGCCGATGTGAACGGCACGGCAAACGTGTCCACGCTCAACCAGAACGGCTATGGCGCGGGCGAATTCGTTTCGGTGGCGATCAATGACAATGGCCGGGTGGTTGCCACCTATTCCAATGGCGAGCGCATCGACATGGCGCAGGTGGTGACGGCCAATTTCAACGCCATCAATTCGCTGAAGCGCCTGGATGGTGGCGTGTTCGAGGCGACTTCGGAATCGGGTGAGGCCATTCTGGACATGTCCGGCACCGGCATTATCGGCGGTTCGATCGAGGCATCCAACACCGACATCTCAGACGAATTCACCAAGCTGATCGTGACCCAGCAGGCCTACGCGGCCGGCACGCGCATCGTCAGCACGGCCGATGAGATGCTGCAGGAAGCGCTCAATATGGTCCGCTAG
- the flgK gene encoding flagellar hook-associated protein FlgK: MGLTTSLNNAVSGLRTNQDALSVLSRNVANAGTPGYHRQSLNVIDYNSQNSSYARTAGVTRAFNTSLQTYYTRQVSDAANSGVQANYLDQLQGYLGKPGAAGSLDTIFADLQKNLQGISTSPDDYAARAQAVASAQTMAETLNRLSNSIQGMRQETEGQIASHVNNLNGMLNSLAEVNNRLLDLGMTDSARASLQDQRDRLVSGVAELIDVKADYRPNGTVALMTRSGVGLLDNGVSQFSFESAGNLSPNSQFNVDASQSSVGKLILTTPSGLTLDLVAQGVLQGGELAGLVTLRDKTLVEAQEQLDEIAAGLAQAFSTKNTPGTAASAWGASGFDLDLANMQPGNDMLLTYTENGVEKRVRVVNSTDGKDYVDATGQRVISINLSGDPTAAANMLGSKLPTLTVTSTGAGNLRILDGGVGGATEVKSASVRTTASGVQGDGLAFNLFVDQGDASFTNNLNGNPPQKQGFAARISINSAILADNRLMVQHEVGGTLGDADRANYVISQLNNMKFVSGGNPAENSGRFQLSGTLGEVIGQTLNFQGSSINAALTKADDRQLTLDTIVDQMQSEYGVNTDEEMSRLMELQNAYAANARIVSVVKELLDALFAST; encoded by the coding sequence ATGGGTTTGACGACGTCTCTGAACAATGCGGTGTCCGGTCTGCGGACCAATCAGGATGCGCTGTCCGTCCTCAGCCGCAATGTGGCCAATGCGGGCACGCCGGGCTACCACCGGCAGTCGCTTAATGTCATTGACTACAACTCGCAGAACAGCAGCTATGCCCGCACGGCGGGTGTCACGCGCGCTTTCAACACGAGCCTGCAGACCTATTACACGCGCCAGGTCAGCGACGCTGCCAATTCGGGCGTGCAGGCCAATTATCTCGATCAGTTGCAGGGGTATCTCGGCAAGCCTGGCGCCGCCGGTTCGCTCGATACCATTTTTGCCGACCTGCAAAAGAACCTGCAGGGGATTTCGACCAGCCCGGACGACTATGCTGCCCGGGCGCAGGCCGTTGCCTCGGCCCAGACCATGGCCGAGACCCTCAATCGTCTCTCCAACTCCATTCAGGGCATGCGCCAGGAGACCGAGGGGCAGATTGCCAGCCACGTCAACAATCTCAATGGCATGCTCAACTCGCTGGCCGAGGTGAATAACCGCCTGCTCGACCTGGGTATGACCGATTCCGCCCGGGCCTCGTTGCAGGACCAGCGCGATCGGCTGGTTTCCGGGGTTGCCGAGCTCATCGACGTCAAGGCCGATTATCGCCCCAATGGCACCGTTGCGCTGATGACGCGATCGGGCGTGGGCCTGCTCGATAATGGCGTTTCGCAATTCTCCTTCGAAAGCGCCGGCAATCTCTCGCCCAATTCGCAATTCAACGTCGATGCCAGCCAGAGTTCGGTCGGCAAGCTGATTCTCACCACGCCGTCCGGTTTGACGCTGGACCTTGTGGCCCAGGGTGTGTTGCAGGGCGGGGAACTGGCTGGCCTGGTCACTCTGCGCGACAAGACGCTGGTCGAGGCGCAGGAGCAGCTGGACGAGATCGCCGCGGGCCTCGCCCAGGCCTTCTCAACCAAGAACACGCCCGGTACGGCCGCCTCCGCCTGGGGCGCGTCGGGTTTCGATCTCGACCTGGCCAATATGCAGCCGGGCAACGACATGCTGTTGACCTATACCGAGAATGGCGTTGAGAAACGCGTTCGCGTGGTCAATAGCACCGATGGCAAGGACTATGTCGATGCCACCGGGCAGCGGGTGATCAGCATTAACCTGTCCGGCGATCCGACGGCGGCGGCGAATATGCTGGGCAGCAAGCTGCCGACGCTGACCGTCACCAGTACGGGCGCGGGCAATCTACGCATTCTCGATGGTGGCGTGGGCGGGGCGACCGAGGTCAAGTCGGCTTCCGTGCGCACCACGGCGTCAGGTGTGCAGGGCGATGGTCTTGCCTTCAACCTCTTCGTCGACCAGGGTGATGCATCCTTCACCAACAATCTCAATGGCAATCCGCCGCAAAAGCAGGGCTTTGCCGCCCGCATCTCGATCAACAGCGCCATCCTGGCCGACAATCGCCTGATGGTGCAGCATGAAGTCGGCGGCACATTGGGCGATGCCGACCGCGCCAATTACGTCATCTCCCAGCTCAACAACATGAAATTCGTGTCGGGGGGTAATCCGGCCGAAAATTCGGGCCGCTTCCAGCTGAGCGGCACATTGGGCGAGGTGATCGGCCAGACGCTCAATTTCCAGGGCTCCAGCATCAATGCCGCGCTGACCAAGGCCGATGACCGCCAGCTGACGCTCGATACCATCGTCGATCAGATGCAGTCCGAATATGGCGTCAATACCGACGAGGAAATGTCGCGCCTGATGGAGTTGCAGAACGCCTACGCGGCCAATGCCCGTATCGTCTCGGTGGTCAAGGAATTGCTTGACGCCCTGTTCGCGTCGACTTGA
- the flaF gene encoding flagellar biosynthesis regulator FlaF — protein sequence MQQYGAAAYQSTAKTVESPREREAALLIKSAATLQSVRDNWPPDSEVLKGALTFNRKLWTIFMTSVTREDNALPAVVRQNIANLGIYILNETREILLDPVAPNRLDTLININRQLAQGLRAN from the coding sequence ATGCAGCAATACGGCGCGGCAGCCTATCAGTCGACGGCGAAGACGGTTGAATCCCCGCGTGAACGTGAAGCTGCCCTGCTGATCAAATCAGCTGCGACGCTGCAGTCCGTGCGCGACAACTGGCCTCCCGATAGTGAGGTGCTCAAGGGCGCGTTGACCTTCAACCGCAAGCTCTGGACCATTTTCATGACCTCGGTGACGCGCGAGGACAATGCCCTGCCCGCAGTGGTACGCCAGAACATTGCCAATCTGGGCATCTATATCCTCAACGAGACCCGCGAAATCCTGCTCGATCCTGTGGCACCGAACCGGCTCGATACCCTGATCAACATCAACCGCCAGCTGGCCCAGGGTTTACGGGCAAACTGA